One part of the Mytilus trossulus isolate FHL-02 chromosome 11, PNRI_Mtr1.1.1.hap1, whole genome shotgun sequence genome encodes these proteins:
- the LOC134690976 gene encoding transcription intermediary factor 1-beta-like, with the protein MAQSASKTCEICVSAPGSHYCLDCQQLYCANCKSLHKRQKLSTNHQFQNASKRIPEGKSRCSEHKEELYFMCNTCNVLVCASCVTGKHNGHKLSKLVDVIAQLRDENKTQIQGKTNEEITNKRKIEESLESFDQAVASVIKAITDEGSKIKRMVDTSVAQMIASIKEQSQTEKDKLINMLSDAKSVLAAGQKLDRRRQELAKTRHDGTLVHEMNNLKEKINKIQINDLPNFPKIVFNRKHVAEDDIMQLIGTFNLSNCSPVLENEVQSHGYQYICPNCRYETIDSVGEDE; encoded by the exons ATGGCGCAGTCTGCGTCTAAAACGTGTGAAATTTGTGTAAGTGCCCCAGGATCACACTATTGCTTAGACTGTCAGCAATTGTATTGTGCAAACTGTAAGTCGTTGCATAAACGACAGAAGTTATCGACAAACCATCAGTTTCAAAACGCGTCCAAACGTATCCCGGAAGGTAAATCTAGATGTAGTGAACACAAAGaagaattatattttatgtGTAATACGTGCAATGTCCTTGTATGTGCCAGTTGTGTTACAGGAAAACACAATGGTcataaattgtcaaaattggTAGATGTAATTGCACAATTGCGAGACGAAAACAAGACGCAAATTCAAGGTAAGACCAATGAAGAAATTACAAATAAGAGGAAGATTGAGGAAAGCTTGGAATCGTTTGATCAAGCCGTTGCGTCTGTTATCAAAGCCATCACTGACGAAGGCAGTAAGATTAAACGAATGGTTGACACATCCGTAGCTCAAATGATTGCTTCAATAAAAGAACAATCCCAGACGGAGAAAGACAAGCTGATAAATATGTTATCTGATGCTAAATCTGTGCTTGCAGCTGGACAGAAATTAGACAGAAGAAGACAGGAGCTAGCTAAGACAAGACATGATGGAACTTTGGTACATGAGATGAATaatctgaaagaaaaaatcaacaaaatacagATAAATGATCTTCCCAATTTTCCAAAGATAGTCTTCAATCGCAAACATGTAGCTGAAGATGATATCATGCAATTGATAGGTACATTTAATTTAAG cAATTGTTCACCAGTGTTAGAAAATGAAGTGCAAAGCCATGGATaccaatacatatgtcctaatTGCAG GTATGAAACAATAGACAGTGTCGGAGAAGA tgagTAA